A single Blastococcus colisei DNA region contains:
- a CDS encoding YciI family protein, with protein sequence MRFMVIVKATAESERGELPPQGMLEAMGAYNEELVKAGIMLDGDGLRPSSFGARVQFDEDGSTTVVDGPFTETKELVSGYWVFEVSSREEAIEWARKAPFRGGVLEIRPFSTAEDFGEAFTPELQEKENALRQAVAQQRGE encoded by the coding sequence ATGCGCTTCATGGTGATCGTCAAGGCGACCGCGGAGAGCGAGCGGGGCGAGCTCCCGCCGCAGGGCATGCTCGAGGCGATGGGGGCCTACAACGAGGAGCTGGTGAAGGCCGGCATCATGCTCGACGGCGACGGCCTGCGGCCCAGCTCCTTCGGCGCCCGGGTGCAGTTCGACGAGGACGGCAGCACCACCGTCGTCGACGGGCCGTTCACCGAGACCAAGGAGCTGGTCTCCGGGTACTGGGTGTTCGAGGTGTCCTCCCGCGAGGAGGCGATCGAGTGGGCCAGGAAGGCGCCGTTCCGCGGCGGTGTGCTGGAGATCCGCCCCTTCTCCACGGCCGAGGACTTCGGCGAGGCGTTCACCCCCGAGCTGCAGGAGAAGGAGAACGCGCTGCGCCAGGCCGTCGCCCAGCAGCGCGGCGAGTGA
- a CDS encoding RNA polymerase sigma factor — protein MTPPPARTASTTADLHRVVDAVWRMESARIVGALSRVTGDVGLAEELAQDALVAALEQWQDTGVPAKPGAWLMATAKHRAIDTFRRARNLQRKTEELGRDLVDQEGVEEDWAAALDEVVEDDVLRLVFIACHPILSREARVALTLRLVGGLTTDEIARAFLVPEKTLAQRIVRAKRTLTAAHVPFEMPAGAEFTARIGSVLEVIYLVFNEGYSATAGEDLVRPALCQEAMRLGRILAGLVPGEGEVHGLVALMEIQASRLAARTGPDGQALTLAEQNRAAWDRVLVTRGLAALRRAEDSGAALGPYGVQAAIAACHARARTVEETDWTRIAALYEALAELAPSPVVELNRAVAVSRAYGAAAGLELVEQLAEVPALRGYHLLPTVRGDLLEQLGRRDEARTEFERAASMTRNEPERALLLARAAACGRELGA, from the coding sequence ATGACTCCGCCTCCTGCCCGGACGGCGTCGACGACCGCGGACCTGCACCGCGTCGTCGACGCCGTCTGGCGCATGGAGTCCGCCCGCATCGTCGGCGCGCTCTCCCGCGTCACCGGCGACGTCGGACTGGCCGAGGAACTGGCCCAGGACGCGCTCGTCGCCGCCCTCGAGCAGTGGCAGGACACCGGCGTGCCGGCCAAGCCGGGCGCGTGGCTGATGGCCACCGCCAAGCACCGGGCGATCGACACCTTCCGCAGGGCCCGGAACCTGCAGCGCAAGACCGAGGAGCTCGGCCGCGACCTGGTGGACCAGGAGGGCGTCGAGGAGGACTGGGCCGCCGCCCTCGACGAGGTCGTCGAGGACGACGTCCTGCGGCTGGTGTTCATCGCCTGCCACCCGATCCTCTCCCGCGAGGCACGCGTGGCGCTCACGCTGCGGCTGGTCGGCGGCCTCACCACCGACGAGATCGCCCGGGCCTTCCTGGTGCCGGAGAAGACGCTGGCGCAGCGGATCGTCCGTGCCAAGCGCACTCTCACCGCCGCGCACGTGCCGTTCGAGATGCCGGCCGGTGCGGAGTTCACCGCCCGCATCGGTTCGGTGCTCGAGGTGATCTACCTGGTCTTCAACGAGGGGTACTCGGCGACGGCGGGGGAGGACCTGGTCCGCCCGGCGTTGTGCCAGGAGGCGATGCGGCTGGGGCGGATCCTGGCCGGTCTCGTCCCCGGCGAGGGCGAGGTGCACGGGCTGGTGGCGCTGATGGAGATCCAGGCATCGCGGCTGGCCGCGCGCACCGGGCCCGACGGGCAGGCGCTCACTCTCGCCGAGCAGAACCGCGCGGCCTGGGACCGCGTGCTCGTCACCCGCGGCCTGGCCGCGCTGCGACGGGCCGAGGATTCGGGTGCGGCGCTCGGCCCCTACGGGGTGCAGGCCGCGATCGCCGCCTGTCACGCCCGCGCGCGCACCGTCGAGGAGACCGACTGGACGCGGATCGCGGCCCTCTACGAGGCGCTCGCCGAGCTGGCGCCGTCACCGGTCGTGGAACTCAACCGCGCCGTCGCGGTGTCCCGGGCCTACGGCGCCGCCGCCGGCCTCGAGCTCGTCGAGCAGTTGGCCGAGGTCCCGGCCCTGCGCGGCTACCACCTCCTCCCCACGGTCCGCGGCGACCTGCTCGAGCAGCTCGGACGCCGGGACGAGGCGCGCACGGAGTTCGAGCGGGCGGCGTCCATGACCCGCAACGAGCCGGAACGCGCGCTGCTGCTGGCGCGAGCCGCTGCCTGCGGCCGGGAGCTGGGCGCCTGA
- a CDS encoding SRPBCC family protein: MQTLDHDEASTVVAAPPEVVYDLVADVTRTPEFSPEVVRCRWLDGATGPAVGARFEAVNTNARGKSWKNRPVVTVAEPGRAFAVTRSEPFSGTVTWRYRFEPVDGGTRVVESYEVERPISRIGWFVIERIFGDRDRRAALRAGMQTTLDRLRTTAEAARSGSVDPAPGGR, translated from the coding sequence GTGCAGACGCTGGACCACGACGAGGCGAGCACCGTCGTCGCCGCACCGCCCGAGGTCGTCTACGACCTCGTCGCGGACGTGACCCGCACCCCCGAGTTCAGCCCTGAGGTCGTCCGCTGCCGATGGCTGGACGGCGCCACGGGCCCGGCCGTGGGCGCGCGCTTCGAGGCGGTCAACACCAACGCGCGAGGCAAGAGCTGGAAGAACCGGCCGGTGGTGACGGTCGCCGAGCCCGGTCGGGCGTTCGCCGTCACCCGCAGCGAACCGTTTTCCGGGACGGTCACCTGGCGCTACCGCTTCGAACCGGTCGACGGCGGCACGCGCGTGGTCGAGAGCTACGAGGTGGAGCGGCCGATCAGCCGGATCGGCTGGTTCGTGATCGAGCGGATCTTCGGCGACCGTGACCGGCGTGCAGCCCTCCGCGCGGGGATGCAGACCACCCTCGACCGGCTGCGCACGACCGCCGAGGCGGCGCGCTCCGGCTCGGTCGACCCCGCCCCCGGCGGGCGGTGA
- a CDS encoding TetR/AcrR family transcriptional regulator, which produces MARDASLAPTRIERRRAAVRDEALDHALALMTEEGVGALTVSEVARRMGIRGPSLYKYFPSRHAMYDALFARGLGAQQAAVRAAVDGVDRGLPRLRAGARAVVRWAVEHPASAQLLHWRPVPGFEPSPAVFAPAVDEMVDVRTEFAEAVRIGQLAPAADSDDAVRLYTVVLSGLISQQLANQPGASFEDGVFSRLTDAAIDQFLSAYRPATAP; this is translated from the coding sequence GTGGCTAGGGATGCAAGCCTGGCGCCGACGAGGATCGAGCGCCGCCGCGCGGCCGTGCGGGACGAGGCGCTGGACCACGCGCTCGCCCTCATGACCGAGGAGGGCGTCGGTGCGCTGACGGTCTCGGAGGTGGCCCGGCGCATGGGCATCCGCGGGCCGTCGCTGTACAAGTACTTCCCCAGCCGGCACGCCATGTACGACGCGCTGTTCGCCCGGGGACTGGGCGCCCAGCAGGCGGCCGTGCGCGCGGCGGTCGACGGCGTGGACCGCGGGCTCCCGCGGCTGCGCGCCGGCGCCCGGGCCGTGGTGCGGTGGGCGGTCGAGCACCCCGCGTCCGCCCAGCTCCTGCACTGGCGCCCGGTCCCCGGCTTCGAGCCCTCCCCCGCCGTCTTCGCCCCGGCGGTCGACGAGATGGTGGACGTGCGCACGGAGTTCGCCGAGGCGGTGCGAATCGGCCAGCTGGCACCGGCGGCCGACTCCGACGACGCGGTCCGCCTCTACACCGTCGTGCTCAGCGGGCTGATCTCCCAGCAGCTGGCCAACCAGCCCGGCGCATCCTTCGAGGACGGCGTCTTCAGCCGGCTCACCGACGCCGCGATCGACCAGTTCCTCTCCGCCTACCGCCCCGCCACCGCACCCTGA
- a CDS encoding MarR family winged helix-turn-helix transcriptional regulator produces MASSEDSLGLLIARVAKELSRAFDDVLVGAGGSTPTWQVLRALAAGSHRTQADLAAAVGVRQPTLTHHLDAMERAGLVTRERADGNRRVQVVTVTESGEHLFLRLRRAAASFDGRLRAGLDDSDVAHLRRLLDQLEENARPD; encoded by the coding sequence ATGGCTTCTTCGGAGGACTCTCTCGGCCTGCTCATCGCCCGCGTGGCCAAGGAGTTGAGCCGAGCGTTCGACGACGTGCTCGTCGGCGCCGGCGGCTCCACCCCCACCTGGCAGGTGCTGCGGGCACTGGCGGCCGGCAGTCACCGCACCCAGGCCGACCTGGCCGCGGCCGTCGGCGTGCGGCAGCCGACGCTCACCCACCACCTCGATGCGATGGAGCGCGCCGGCCTGGTGACCCGCGAGCGCGCAGACGGCAACCGGCGGGTGCAGGTCGTCACCGTGACGGAATCGGGTGAGCACCTGTTCCTCCGGCTACGTCGGGCCGCGGCCTCGTTCGACGGCCGGCTGCGCGCCGGCCTGGACGACAGCGACGTGGCGCACCTGCGCCGCCTGCTCGACCAGCTCGAGGAGAACGCCCGGCCCGACTGA
- a CDS encoding GNAT family N-acetyltransferase, giving the protein MTSPSLRRARFAELTPFEVYALCRLRVDVFVVEQECPYPELDGRDTEPATVHLWLESDGEVAATIRVLDDGATRAIGRVATAARFRGRGLAARLMHEGIALCQGPITLGAQAHLQGWYEQFGFRLSGPGYVEDGIPHVPMRREAS; this is encoded by the coding sequence ATGACGTCCCCCTCCCTGCGCCGGGCCCGGTTCGCCGAGCTGACCCCCTTCGAGGTCTACGCCCTCTGCCGGCTGCGGGTGGACGTCTTCGTCGTCGAGCAGGAGTGCCCCTATCCCGAGCTGGACGGCCGGGACACCGAGCCCGCGACCGTGCACCTGTGGCTGGAGTCCGACGGCGAGGTCGCCGCCACCATCCGGGTCCTCGACGACGGCGCGACCCGGGCGATCGGCCGGGTCGCGACCGCGGCCCGGTTCCGCGGGAGAGGCCTCGCGGCCCGGCTGATGCACGAGGGCATCGCCCTCTGCCAGGGACCGATCACGCTCGGCGCCCAGGCGCACCTGCAGGGCTGGTACGAGCAGTTCGGCTTCCGGCTCAGCGGTCCCGGTTACGTCGAGGACGGCATCCCGCACGTGCCGATGCGGCGTGAGGCGTCATGA
- a CDS encoding iron ABC transporter substrate-binding protein, with protein MSRRTIGSLLTSAGVLGALTACGNSAASDEGETLTVYSAQHESLVRTMVEGFTEETGIELEFRDANDSELANQIVQEGEASPADVFLTENSPAIDVVDRAGLLAPVDPSTLDQVEAPYRPESGNWVGFAARSTALIHNPAEIAEEELPASMLDLAGPEWEGRVAIAPGGADFQAIVSAVLALEGEDATREWLAGLERNGEIYASNTAIMKAVDEGEVPVGITYHYYWFRDQAQDGLIGDDAELHYFRNQDPGAFVSVSGAGVLASSDQKDDAQRLVEWLTSPEGQERLADSSALEYAVGVGVPSAEALPPLAELQAPAVDPGSLDAPLVTELMQEVGLL; from the coding sequence ATGTCCCGCCGGACGATCGGCAGTCTCCTGACCTCGGCCGGGGTGCTCGGCGCGCTGACGGCGTGCGGCAACTCCGCGGCGTCCGACGAGGGCGAGACGCTCACCGTCTACAGCGCCCAGCACGAGAGCCTGGTCCGCACGATGGTCGAGGGCTTCACCGAGGAGACCGGCATCGAGCTGGAGTTCCGGGATGCCAACGACTCCGAGCTGGCCAACCAGATCGTGCAGGAGGGCGAGGCCTCGCCGGCCGACGTCTTCCTCACCGAGAACAGCCCGGCGATCGACGTCGTCGACAGGGCGGGCCTGCTCGCGCCCGTCGACCCGTCGACGCTGGACCAGGTCGAGGCGCCCTACCGGCCGGAGTCGGGCAACTGGGTGGGCTTCGCCGCCCGGTCGACCGCGCTGATCCACAACCCGGCGGAGATCGCCGAGGAGGAGCTGCCGGCCTCGATGCTCGACCTCGCCGGGCCGGAGTGGGAGGGCCGGGTCGCCATCGCGCCCGGCGGCGCCGACTTCCAGGCGATCGTCAGCGCCGTCCTCGCGCTCGAGGGCGAGGACGCCACCCGCGAGTGGCTGGCCGGCCTGGAGCGCAACGGCGAGATCTACGCCAGCAACACCGCGATCATGAAGGCCGTCGACGAGGGCGAGGTCCCGGTCGGCATCACCTACCACTACTACTGGTTCCGCGACCAGGCCCAGGACGGCCTCATCGGCGACGACGCCGAGCTGCACTACTTCCGCAACCAGGACCCGGGCGCGTTCGTCAGCGTCTCCGGTGCCGGCGTGCTCGCCTCCTCCGACCAGAAGGACGACGCGCAGCGCCTGGTCGAGTGGCTGACCAGCCCCGAGGGGCAGGAGCGGCTGGCCGACAGCAGCGCGCTGGAGTACGCCGTCGGCGTCGGCGTCCCCTCCGCCGAGGCGCTCCCGCCGCTGGCCGAGCTGCAGGCGCCCGCGGTCGACCCCGGCTCGCTCGACGCCCCGCTGGTCACCGAGCTGATGCAGGAGGTCGGGCTGCTCTGA
- a CDS encoding ABC transporter permease codes for MTLALAVGVAALALLPLGYITWYTADLGWDGVRELVLRPRVAELLWNTTRLVLGTVVCCAVLGVGAAWLVERSSVPARRIWHVLLVAPLAVPAFVNSYAWISLLPGLDTYAGALLVVTLSYFPFVYLPVAAAFRGLDPALEDTARGLGLSTWAVFRRVQLPQLRVALLGGSLLVALHLLAEFGALQMLRYPTFTTAIYDQYRATFNGPGATMLAGILVLLCLGLLLAEIRLRGRRGYARTARGAARPVRPVDLRGLTAPALLALGALVGLALVVPLVSLGYWMTSGRAATFEWAALTTTTGTTLALATAAAAVTTAMALPTGWLAVRARGRISTLLERSTYLGSSVPGIVVALALVTLSIRATPWLYQTVPVLLAAYAILFLPRAIVTVRSAVEQAPPLYDDVASSLGSSAPDRLRRITLPLLAPGIGAGAALVFLAVVTELTATLLLAPTGTTTLATAFWSASSALEYGAAAPYAVIMVLLSAPATVLLSRDARRGLTP; via the coding sequence GTGACGCTGGCACTGGCCGTGGGCGTGGCCGCTCTCGCGCTGCTGCCGCTGGGCTACATCACCTGGTACACCGCCGACCTCGGCTGGGACGGGGTCCGCGAGCTCGTGCTGCGGCCGCGGGTCGCGGAGCTGCTCTGGAACACCACCAGGCTGGTCCTGGGCACGGTGGTCTGCTGCGCGGTGCTCGGGGTCGGGGCGGCCTGGCTCGTCGAGCGCTCGTCGGTGCCGGCCCGCCGGATCTGGCACGTGCTGCTGGTCGCCCCGCTGGCGGTGCCGGCGTTCGTGAACAGCTACGCGTGGATCTCGCTGCTGCCCGGCCTGGACACCTACGCCGGCGCGCTGCTGGTCGTGACGCTCTCCTACTTCCCGTTCGTGTACCTGCCGGTCGCCGCGGCGTTCCGTGGGCTGGACCCGGCGCTCGAGGACACCGCCCGCGGGCTGGGCCTGTCCACCTGGGCGGTGTTCCGCCGGGTTCAGCTGCCCCAGCTGCGCGTGGCGCTGCTGGGCGGAAGCCTGCTGGTAGCCCTCCACCTGCTCGCCGAGTTCGGCGCGCTGCAGATGCTGCGCTACCCCACCTTCACCACCGCCATCTACGACCAGTACCGCGCCACGTTCAACGGGCCGGGCGCCACGATGCTGGCCGGGATCCTCGTCCTGCTCTGCCTGGGCCTGCTGCTGGCCGAGATCCGGCTGCGCGGACGGCGCGGCTACGCGCGCACCGCCCGCGGCGCCGCCCGCCCCGTCCGGCCGGTGGACCTCCGGGGCCTCACCGCGCCGGCCCTGCTCGCGCTGGGCGCGCTCGTCGGGCTCGCCCTCGTCGTGCCCCTGGTCAGCCTCGGCTACTGGATGACCAGCGGCCGCGCGGCGACGTTCGAATGGGCGGCGCTGACCACCACCACGGGGACGACGCTGGCGCTGGCCACCGCGGCGGCCGCCGTCACCACCGCGATGGCGCTGCCCACCGGCTGGCTCGCCGTCCGGGCTCGCGGCCGCATCTCGACCCTGCTCGAGCGGAGCACCTACCTCGGCAGCTCCGTCCCCGGCATCGTCGTCGCCCTGGCGCTGGTGACCCTCAGCATCCGGGCCACGCCGTGGCTCTACCAGACCGTCCCGGTGCTGCTGGCCGCCTACGCGATCCTGTTCCTGCCGCGGGCGATCGTCACCGTCCGATCCGCGGTCGAGCAGGCGCCGCCGCTGTACGACGACGTCGCGTCGTCCCTCGGGTCGTCGGCGCCCGACCGGCTGCGCCGGATCACGCTGCCGCTGCTGGCGCCGGGCATCGGCGCCGGCGCCGCGCTGGTCTTCCTCGCCGTCGTCACCGAACTCACCGCGACCCTGCTGCTGGCCCCGACCGGAACGACCACCCTGGCGACGGCGTTCTGGTCGGCGAGCAGCGCCCTGGAGTACGGCGCGGCGGCGCCCTACGCCGTGATCATGGTGCTGCTCTCCGCGCCCGCTACCGTGCTGCTGTCCCGAGATGCCCGACGAGGTCTGACCCCATGA
- a CDS encoding ABC transporter ATP-binding protein, translating to MSSLTVTALTKAFGTTPVLTGVDLHVPGGSFTALLGPSGCGKTTLLRLIAGFDDPDSGTVALGDRVVAGEGRSVAARRRGIGFVPQEGGLFPHLTVAGNISFGLPRRQRRDGGRVRELLQLVGLDTVLADRSPHQLSGGQQQRVALARALAPAPSLVLLDEPFSSLDAGLREETRLAVSSALEATGATAVLVTHDQAEALSMADQVAVLRDGRLVQLTDPRTLYRSPRDLDVATFVGEAVVLDADVHGGTAHCALGAVPCQGAVADGPARVLLRPEQLRLSTPGRAGAVVARVRSVDFYGHDSRVWLALPDGGTVSARLDGADLPSVGDDVAVTVRGTALAFPVSGPAEVTAPLQPSA from the coding sequence ATGAGCTCCCTGACCGTCACAGCGCTGACCAAGGCCTTCGGCACCACTCCGGTCCTCACCGGAGTCGACCTGCACGTCCCCGGGGGGAGCTTCACCGCGCTGCTGGGCCCGTCCGGCTGCGGCAAGACGACGCTGCTGCGCCTGATCGCCGGCTTCGACGACCCCGACTCCGGCACCGTGGCCCTGGGCGACCGCGTCGTGGCGGGGGAGGGCCGCAGCGTGGCCGCCCGCCGGCGCGGCATCGGCTTCGTGCCCCAGGAGGGCGGGCTGTTCCCGCACCTGACCGTGGCCGGCAACATCAGCTTCGGGCTGCCCCGCCGGCAGCGGCGCGACGGCGGCCGGGTCCGGGAGCTGCTCCAGCTGGTGGGGCTGGACACCGTGCTCGCCGACCGCTCGCCGCACCAGCTCTCGGGCGGTCAGCAGCAGCGCGTCGCCCTCGCCCGGGCCCTGGCGCCCGCGCCCTCGCTGGTGCTGCTCGACGAGCCGTTCTCCTCCCTGGACGCGGGGCTGCGCGAGGAGACCCGGCTGGCGGTCTCCTCGGCGCTGGAAGCCACCGGCGCGACCGCCGTGCTGGTCACCCACGACCAGGCCGAGGCGTTGTCCATGGCCGACCAGGTGGCGGTGCTCCGCGACGGGCGGCTCGTGCAGCTCACCGATCCGCGCACGCTGTACCGCAGCCCGCGCGACCTCGACGTCGCCACCTTCGTCGGCGAGGCGGTCGTGCTCGACGCCGACGTGCACGGCGGGACGGCGCACTGCGCGCTGGGCGCCGTGCCCTGCCAGGGTGCCGTGGCCGACGGCCCGGCCCGCGTGCTCCTGCGCCCCGAGCAGCTCCGGCTCTCGACGCCCGGCCGGGCCGGTGCCGTGGTGGCCCGCGTCCGCAGCGTCGACTTCTACGGGCACGACTCGCGCGTCTGGCTGGCCCTTCCCGACGGCGGCACGGTGAGCGCGCGGCTCGACGGCGCGGACCTGCCGTCGGTCGGCGACGACGTCGCGGTGACCGTGCGCGGCACGGCGCTCGCCTTCCCCGTGAGCGGTCCGGCCGAGGTGACCGCGCCCCTGCAGCCCTCCGCCTGA
- a CDS encoding aldolase — translation MDLFLFTVDPSWGRDVVAAGAAGIVVDWERRGKARRQQGENTQINDDTPEDLTRMRAATDGRLVCRINGYGPWTPAEVDEAVARGADEILLPMVRTVDEVDRTLDLAAGRCGVGILVETQDAVDRSAALARRPLSRIYVGLNDLRIDRGSDELFRPLVDGTVDAVRATVSQPFGVGGLTLPGSGFPVSAGLLAAELVRLRTDFTFLRRSFTADMAGRDPFVEVPRLLDSLAALRRNDAAEAAVHRSLFVDAVTGRPVAAAVTAPA, via the coding sequence GTGGACCTCTTCCTCTTCACGGTGGACCCTTCCTGGGGGCGCGACGTGGTCGCCGCCGGAGCGGCCGGGATCGTCGTCGACTGGGAGCGCCGGGGCAAGGCGCGTCGGCAGCAGGGCGAGAACACCCAGATCAACGACGACACCCCCGAGGACCTGACCCGCATGCGGGCGGCCACCGACGGGCGGCTGGTCTGCCGGATCAACGGGTACGGGCCCTGGACCCCGGCGGAGGTGGACGAGGCCGTCGCCCGCGGCGCCGACGAGATCCTGCTGCCCATGGTCCGCACGGTCGACGAGGTGGACCGCACCCTCGACCTGGCCGCCGGCCGGTGCGGCGTCGGCATCCTCGTGGAGACGCAGGACGCGGTCGACCGGTCGGCCGCCCTCGCCCGGCGTCCGCTGTCGCGGATCTACGTCGGCCTCAACGACCTGCGCATCGACCGGGGCTCCGACGAGCTGTTCCGGCCGCTGGTCGACGGCACGGTCGACGCCGTGCGTGCGACGGTCTCCCAGCCGTTCGGGGTGGGCGGCCTGACGCTGCCCGGCAGCGGATTCCCCGTGAGCGCCGGCCTGCTCGCGGCCGAGCTGGTCCGCCTGCGCACCGACTTCACCTTCCTCCGGCGGTCGTTCACCGCCGACATGGCCGGCCGCGACCCGTTCGTCGAGGTCCCGCGGCTGCTGGACTCCCTCGCCGCGCTCCGGCGCAACGATGCCGCCGAGGCGGCCGTGCACCGGTCCCTGTTCGTCGACGCCGTGACCGGGCGGCCGGTCGCAGCGGCGGTGACGGCGCCGGCGTGA
- a CDS encoding NAD-dependent epimerase/dehydratase family protein: MRALVTGAGGFVGRHLVDRLTADGWDVVGLTRDRVDLADPVAGAAAVRAADPDVAFSLAAGRAKATAAERAATTAVNTSPWLVDALPDRCRAVVRLGSSTEYAASPRPLTEEAALEPRGFFGATKAAGSLLLLGAAAERGVRAAVLRAFQVYGPGDHPTRLVPVVLSAARTGGTVPLPARLSRRDWVWVGDVVDACVRAATDDSLPAGTVLNIGTGVQTSTEELVETAARVTGRPIATAAGAHPGRAWDSADWVSDPSAARRLLGWTPTVDLAEGLARTWAVEGGAA; encoded by the coding sequence GTGAGGGCGCTCGTCACCGGCGCCGGCGGCTTCGTCGGCCGGCACCTCGTGGACCGGCTGACCGCCGACGGCTGGGACGTCGTCGGCCTCACCCGGGACCGGGTCGACCTGGCCGATCCCGTCGCCGGCGCGGCCGCGGTGCGCGCCGCCGACCCCGACGTGGCGTTCTCGCTGGCCGCCGGCCGGGCCAAGGCCACCGCGGCGGAACGGGCGGCGACGACGGCGGTGAACACCAGCCCGTGGCTGGTCGACGCGCTGCCCGACCGGTGCCGCGCCGTGGTCCGGCTGGGATCCTCCACCGAGTACGCCGCGTCGCCGCGTCCGCTCACGGAGGAGGCGGCGCTGGAGCCGCGCGGCTTCTTCGGCGCCACCAAGGCCGCCGGGTCCCTGCTGCTGCTGGGCGCCGCGGCCGAGCGGGGGGTCCGGGCGGCCGTGCTGCGTGCGTTCCAGGTCTACGGCCCCGGTGACCATCCCACCCGGCTGGTCCCGGTCGTCCTCTCCGCCGCCCGCACCGGCGGGACCGTGCCGCTGCCGGCCCGGCTGAGCCGGCGCGACTGGGTCTGGGTCGGCGACGTCGTCGACGCGTGCGTGCGGGCCGCCACCGACGACAGCCTGCCGGCAGGGACGGTCCTCAACATCGGCACCGGCGTGCAGACCAGCACCGAGGAGCTGGTCGAGACGGCCGCGCGGGTGACCGGCCGGCCGATCGCCACCGCCGCCGGCGCGCACCCGGGCCGCGCCTGGGACAGCGCCGACTGGGTCAGCGACCCGTCGGCTGCCCGCCGCCTGCTGGGCTGGACGCCGACGGTGGACCTCGCCGAGGGCCTGGCCCGCACCTGGGCGGTGGAGGGCGGAGCGGCATGA
- a CDS encoding glycosyltransferase: MTGERGPELGVAVVVPVHGNEATLRPLAERLAAALSGRDWRLRFVIDASPDDSAAVAGTLAAEEPRIAVTGLSVNVGQHAALAHGLAAEPDADAWVCLDADLQDPPEAVPLLLDRLARGDVAAVFAGRRGRYESPVRRLTGTVHRLVVARLTGLPPDAGAFFAMDARVRDAVVPAVRDEGAPSVVLAVARAGRPVTSVPVPRDRRTEGRSSWSGRSRVRQSVRSLVWAVRSGR; encoded by the coding sequence ATGACCGGGGAACGGGGTCCCGAGCTGGGGGTCGCGGTCGTCGTCCCCGTGCACGGCAACGAGGCCACCCTCCGGCCACTGGCCGAGCGGCTCGCCGCCGCCCTGTCCGGCCGGGACTGGCGGCTGCGGTTCGTCATCGACGCCTCGCCCGACGACAGCGCCGCCGTCGCCGGGACGCTGGCCGCCGAGGAACCGCGGATCGCGGTCACCGGGCTCTCCGTCAACGTCGGCCAGCACGCCGCCCTCGCCCACGGCCTGGCCGCCGAGCCGGACGCCGACGCGTGGGTCTGCCTCGACGCCGACCTGCAGGACCCGCCCGAGGCGGTGCCGCTGCTGCTCGACCGCCTGGCCCGAGGCGACGTCGCCGCCGTCTTCGCCGGACGGCGGGGCCGCTACGAGTCGCCCGTGCGGCGGCTGACCGGCACCGTCCACCGGCTGGTCGTCGCCCGGCTGACCGGACTGCCGCCGGACGCAGGCGCCTTCTTCGCCATGGACGCGCGGGTGCGGGACGCCGTCGTTCCCGCCGTCCGCGACGAGGGGGCGCCGAGCGTCGTCCTCGCCGTGGCCCGGGCCGGACGGCCGGTGACCAGCGTCCCGGTTCCGCGCGACCGGCGGACGGAGGGCCGGTCGTCGTGGAGCGGGCGCTCCCGCGTGCGGCAGTCGGTGCGGTCGCTGGTGTGGGCGGTCCGCTCCGGGCGCTGA